One Triticum dicoccoides isolate Atlit2015 ecotype Zavitan chromosome 5B, WEW_v2.0, whole genome shotgun sequence genomic window carries:
- the LOC119313102 gene encoding uncharacterized protein LOC119313102 has product MYGNRLSREFTTGLKDFLVVANANKQKGFVICPCVDYKNQKGYSSSREVHLHLLRHGFMPSYNCWTKHGERGVIMEEDEEGDDFIDESYLAHFGDTFMEDAEGEGEGEGEGEGEGEEEARDETVDDLGRTIADARRRCETEKERGNLDRMLEDHRKSLYPGCDDGLKKLGCTLDLLKWKAQAGVADSAFENLLKMLKNMFPKNNELPASSYEAKKVVCPLGLEVLKIHACINDCILYRGEYENLNECPVCTALRYKIRGDDPGDDVEGGKPRKRVPAKVMWYAPIIPRLKRLFRNKEHAKLLRWHKEDRKSDGELRHTADGTQWRKIDREFKDFAADARNIRFGLSTDGMNPFGEQSSSHSTWPVTLCIYNLPPWLCMKRKFIMMPVLIQGPKQPGNDIDVYLRPLVDELLQLWGRPGVRVWDEHKKEEFNLRALLFVTINDWPALSNLSGLSNKGYNACTHCLHETESVHLPNCKKNVYLGHRRFLPKIHPVRKKGKHYNGKADHRPKPAERTGAEVFDMVKDLKVIFGKGPGGQSAPKGADGHAAMWKKKSIFWELEYWKVLEQRLKDPDDRHPEWFQGRASYTLTKEEKVIFFECLSSMKVPSGFSSNIKGIINMAEKKFQNLKSHDCHVIMTQLLPIALRGLLPENKYVRNRARPEGSIAKGYGNEEVIEFCVDFVPDLKPIGLPRSRHEGRLSGKGTIRRKSTTCMDGHSLTEAHHTILTNSSLVAPYFEKHKNILRSDNPGKPESWIRKAHMETFGSWLRKHLMNDNDVVDQLYMLAKTPSSTITTFQGYEINGNTFYTIAQDKKSTNQNSGVRFDAATENGQKVTYYGYIEEIWELDYGPSFKVPLFRCKWFKLTGGGVKVDQQYGMTMVDFNNLGYLDEPFVLAKDVAQVFYVKDMSSKPRKRKDKKTISTSCDDPKRHIVLSGKRNIVGVEDKTDMSEDYNMFAEIPPFKVNTDPSIKLNDEDAPW; this is encoded by the exons atgtacggtaaccgactctcccgcgagttcactacgggtttgaaagatttcctcgtagtggctaatgcgaacaagcagaagggttttgttatctgtccatgtgttgactataagaatcagaagggttactcttcctcaagagaagttcacctgcacctgcttcggcacggtttcatgccaagctataattgttggaccaagcatggagaaagaggggttataatggaagaagatgaagaaggggatgatttcatcgatgaaagctatcttgctcatttcggtgatactttcatggaggatgctgaaggtgaaggggaaggtgaaggggaaggtgaaggtgaaggtgaagaagaggcacgtgatgagaccgttgatgatcttggtcggaccattgctgatgcacggagacgctgcgaaactgaaaaggagagggggaatttggatcgcatgttagaggatcacagaaagtcgttgtaccctggatgcgatgatggtctgaaaaagctgggctgcacactggatttgctgaaatggaaggcacaggcaggtgtagctgactcggcatttgaaaacttgctgaaaatgttgaagaatatgtttccaaagaataacgagttgcccgccagttcgtacgaagcaaagaaggttgtctgccctctaggtttagaggttctgaagatacatgcatgcatcaacgactgcatcctctaccgcggtgaatacgagaatttgaatgaatgcccggtatgcactgcattgcgttataagatcagaggcgatgaccctggtgacgatgttgagggcgggaaacccaggaagagggttcccgccaaggtgatgtggtatgctcctataataccacggttgaaacgtctgttcaggaacaaagagcatgccaagttgttgcgatggcacaaagaggaccgtaagtcggacggggagttgagacacaccgcagatggaacgcaatggagaaagatcgacagagagttcaaagattttgcagctgacgcaaggaacataagatttggtctaagtacagatggcatgaatccttttggcgagcagagttccagccatagcacctggcccgtgactctatgcatctacaaccttcctccttggttgtgcatgaagcggaagttcattatgatgccagtgctcatccaaggtccgaagcaacccggcaacgacatcgatgtgtacctaaggccattagttgatgaacttttacagctgtggggcagacctggtgtccgtgtgtgggatgagcacaaaaaagaggaatttaacctacgagcgttgcttttcgtaactatcaacgattggcctgctcttagtaacctttcgggactgtcaaataagggatacaatgcatgcacgcactgcttacatgagactgaaagtgtacatttgccaaattgtaagaagaacgtgtaccttgggcatcgtcgatttcttccgaaaattcatccagtaagaaagaaaggcaagcattacaacggcaaggcagatcaccggccgaagcctgcggaacgcactggtgctgaggtatttgatatggtcaaggatttgaaagtcatctttggaaagggtcctggtggacaatcagctccgaagggagctgacgggcacgcagccatgtggaagaagaaatctatattctgggagctagaatattggaaagtcctagaa caacgtttgaaagaccctgatgaccggcatccggaatggtttcaaggtcgtgccagctacactctgaccaaagaagagaaggtcatcttttttgaatgcctgagcagtatgaaggtcccgtctggattctcgtccaatataaagggaataataaacatggcggagaaaaagttccaaaacctgaagtctcacgactgccacgtgattatgacgcaattgcttccgattgctttgagggggctcctgccggaaaat aaatatgtacgtaaccgtgctaggccagaaggaagcatcgccaagggctatggaaatgaggaggtaattgagttttgtgttgactttgttcctgaccttaagccgattggtcttcctcgatcgcggcacgaggggagactaagtggaaaaggcacgatcagaaggaaatcaacgacatgtatggacggccattctctgactgaagcacaccacactatactgaccaattccagcttggtggctccgtactttgagaaacacaagaatattttacgctcggacaacccggggaagcctgaatcctggattaggaaggcccacatggagactttcggcagttggttgagaaaacatttaatgaatgacaatgatgttgtagatcagctgtacatgttggccaagacaccatcttcgactataacgactttccaagggtacgagataaatgggaatacattttacacgatcgcccaagataaaaagagcaccaaccaaaacagtggtgtccgctttgatgcagcaaccgagaatgggcaaaaggtcacatattatggttacatagaggagatatgggaacttgactatggaccctcctttaaggtccccttgtttcggtgcaaatggttcaagctaacaggaggtggggtaaaggtggaccagcaatacggaatgacaatggtggatttcaacaatcttggttaccttgacgaaccattcgtcctagcgaaagatgtcgctcaggttttctatgtgaaggacatgagtagcaaaccgaggaaacggaaagataagaaaacgatcagtacatcatgcgatgatccaaagcgccacattgttctttcaggaaaaagaaacatcgtgggagtggaggacaagacagacatgtcagaagattataatatgtttgctgaaattccgcccttcaaagtgaacaccgacccaagcattaagttaaatgatgaggatgctccatgg